Proteins encoded in a region of the Nocardia asteroides genome:
- a CDS encoding SDR family NAD(P)-dependent oxidoreductase, translating into MGDLLSFVRGRRGYAVEGRVALITGAGRGIGRELAVMLHERQAAVVLVDVDHDAVAAAAAALGDRALAVAADVADRSAMEAVVDRAADHFGRLDVVVANAGVVPRPSTVRTLDGRDFDRVMDINLTGAFNTVRPALDHVVAAGGHVVVVSSCAAFAPGMAGAPYMISKAAVEQLGRALRVELAPFGATAGIAYFGIVDTRMTHDTLDHDELGRELDDLLPWPLNVRISAAHAARTIADGIERRAARTIAPAGWEPYALLRGAINVVLDHALARDARVHDLLRRVEARTARS; encoded by the coding sequence ATGGGCGACCTTCTCTCCTTCGTTCGCGGGCGACGCGGGTATGCCGTCGAGGGACGGGTCGCTTTGATCACCGGCGCCGGCCGCGGGATCGGGCGCGAGCTGGCGGTCATGCTGCACGAGCGGCAGGCCGCGGTCGTCCTCGTCGACGTCGACCACGACGCCGTCGCCGCGGCAGCCGCCGCGCTCGGCGACCGGGCCTTGGCCGTCGCCGCCGACGTCGCCGACCGCTCGGCGATGGAAGCGGTCGTGGACCGGGCCGCCGACCATTTCGGCCGCTTGGACGTGGTGGTGGCCAACGCGGGGGTGGTGCCTCGTCCGTCGACGGTGCGCACCCTCGACGGCCGCGACTTCGATCGGGTCATGGACATCAACCTCACCGGTGCGTTCAACACGGTGCGCCCAGCGCTCGACCACGTCGTCGCCGCCGGTGGCCACGTGGTCGTGGTCTCCTCGTGCGCGGCGTTCGCGCCCGGCATGGCCGGAGCGCCGTACATGATCAGCAAAGCGGCGGTCGAACAGTTGGGCCGGGCGCTGCGCGTGGAGCTGGCGCCTTTCGGCGCTACCGCGGGCATCGCCTACTTCGGCATCGTCGACACCCGGATGACGCACGACACGCTCGATCACGACGAACTCGGCCGTGAGCTGGACGATCTACTGCCGTGGCCGTTGAACGTACGGATCTCGGCCGCGCACGCGGCCCGGACCATCGCCGACGGAATCGAGCGCCGCGCGGCGCGCACCATCGCACCGGCAGGCTGGGAGCCCTATGCCCTGCTGCGCGGCGCGATCAACGTCGTCCTCGACCACGCCCTCGCCCGCGACGCCCGGGTCCACGACTTGCTGCGCAGGGTGGAAGCCCGCACAGCACGGTCCTGA
- a CDS encoding TIGR04222 domain-containing membrane protein — MTVIDGVGSDGLVAAGETWGISGPTFLTLYLPLVLVAVITGFWLRSRITAADPETDTVTAPGAELTPPELGMLFGDQNATLASMARLRAVDTIDSAATPVRTLTAQERGQLDPFTMSVYDRLTVGQRKTVRAVVDGSPGAFDALRTRMVDLGYFPGPGMRHGLRDAGMPILVTGALGVVRVIAGASHGNPVGLVVALVIAQALCYWLVVRKPRLTPLGVRAREAATQRSGHLRPTNSPSYATYGAESAALAAAVFGIGALIALDPGLAQAVAPPGESGGGGGDSGGDGGGGGGGCGGCGGCGG, encoded by the coding sequence ATGACTGTGATCGACGGGGTGGGCTCGGACGGGCTGGTCGCCGCGGGCGAGACGTGGGGGATCTCCGGGCCGACGTTCCTGACCCTCTACCTGCCGCTGGTGCTCGTAGCGGTGATCACCGGATTCTGGCTGCGGTCACGGATCACGGCCGCGGATCCGGAAACCGACACGGTCACCGCGCCGGGCGCGGAGCTGACGCCGCCCGAACTGGGGATGCTGTTCGGCGACCAGAACGCCACGCTGGCGTCGATGGCCCGGCTGCGCGCTGTCGACACGATCGATTCGGCGGCCACGCCGGTCCGCACGCTCACCGCTCAGGAGCGTGGGCAGCTGGATCCGTTCACGATGTCGGTGTACGACCGGTTGACGGTGGGGCAGCGCAAGACCGTCCGCGCAGTCGTCGACGGATCGCCCGGCGCCTTCGACGCCCTGCGCACCAGGATGGTCGACCTCGGGTATTTCCCGGGGCCCGGCATGCGCCACGGCCTGCGTGACGCGGGTATGCCGATCCTGGTCACGGGCGCGCTCGGTGTGGTGCGGGTCATCGCGGGCGCTTCGCACGGGAACCCGGTCGGCCTGGTGGTCGCGCTGGTGATCGCGCAGGCACTCTGCTATTGGCTGGTGGTGCGCAAGCCCCGGCTGACCCCGCTCGGTGTCCGTGCTCGCGAGGCCGCGACCCAGCGCAGTGGGCATCTGCGGCCGACCAATTCACCGTCCTACGCGACCTACGGCGCTGAATCCGCGGCGCTGGCGGCCGCGGTGTTCGGCATAGGCGCCCTTATCGCGTTGGATCCGGGACTCGCACAGGCGGTCGCGCCGCCCGGTGAGTCGGGCGGCGGTGGCGGTGACAGCGGTGGCGACGGCGGTGGGGGCGGCGGGGGGTGCGGCGGTTGCGGGGGGTGCGGTGGATGA
- a CDS encoding NAD(P)/FAD-dependent oxidoreductase codes for MNADPIEHTPIAIIGAGLGGIGLAIKLREAGFDDLVVLERADDLGGTWRANTYPGCACDVPSHLYSYSFAPNPDWSRTYGRQREILEYIRAVATEHDVVRHIRFGTELLDARWDEKRSLWRIETSRGTLTADFLLSATGLFAEAKYPPLPGIESFAGTAFHSLHWDHEHDLTGERVAVIGTGASAVQFVPEIQPKVSRLLLLQRSAPWIVPRMDRRTSELERRLLRRIPLAQRVIRGGFYAAIETFGLISLVDQRFRHPYEALGRWQLSRQVRDPDLRAKLTPDYVIGCKRAIFSDTYLPALDQPNVEVLTEAIAEIRPRSILLRDGSEHAVDTIIFGTGFTSIPSAYERYAGSDGRTLAQLYRTRPQSYLGVTVAGFPNFFCTLGPFGAAGNQSAIYMIESQIAYIVDALRNARAAGARRIEVRPAAQAAFVAEMARRSSSTVWLTGGCQSYYQTPDGLNAGLYPNWSFEYRHRTSRFDTAVYQVSR; via the coding sequence GTGAATGCCGATCCGATCGAGCACACACCGATAGCGATCATCGGTGCGGGACTGGGCGGCATCGGCCTGGCGATCAAGCTGCGCGAGGCCGGATTCGACGACCTGGTCGTCCTCGAACGAGCCGACGACCTCGGTGGTACGTGGCGCGCCAACACCTATCCCGGTTGTGCCTGCGACGTGCCGTCCCACCTCTACAGCTACTCGTTCGCACCCAATCCGGACTGGTCGCGCACCTATGGGCGGCAGCGGGAGATCCTCGAGTACATCCGCGCGGTGGCCACCGAACACGATGTCGTCCGGCACATCCGGTTCGGCACCGAACTGCTCGACGCCCGGTGGGACGAGAAGCGTTCGCTCTGGCGGATCGAGACCTCGCGAGGAACGCTCACCGCGGACTTCCTGCTCTCGGCGACCGGGCTTTTCGCCGAGGCGAAGTACCCGCCGCTGCCGGGCATCGAGTCCTTCGCGGGCACGGCGTTCCACTCACTGCACTGGGATCACGAGCACGATCTCACCGGTGAGCGGGTCGCGGTGATCGGCACCGGCGCCTCCGCGGTGCAGTTCGTACCGGAGATCCAGCCGAAAGTGTCCCGGTTGCTGCTGTTGCAGCGATCGGCGCCGTGGATCGTCCCGCGCATGGATCGGCGTACGTCCGAACTGGAGCGACGTCTGCTCCGGCGTATCCCGCTGGCGCAGCGCGTGATTCGCGGCGGGTTCTACGCGGCGATCGAGACGTTCGGACTCATCTCACTGGTCGACCAACGCTTCCGGCATCCCTACGAAGCGCTGGGCCGATGGCAGCTGTCGCGTCAGGTGCGCGATCCGGACCTGCGCGCGAAGCTCACCCCCGACTACGTGATCGGCTGCAAACGCGCCATTTTCTCCGACACCTACCTCCCGGCGCTCGACCAGCCGAACGTCGAAGTCCTCACCGAGGCCATCGCCGAGATCCGTCCGCGTTCGATCCTGCTGCGCGACGGCAGCGAGCACGCGGTCGACACCATCATCTTCGGCACCGGTTTCACCTCGATCCCCAGCGCCTACGAGCGCTATGCCGGGAGCGACGGTCGAACGCTGGCACAGCTCTACCGCACGCGACCGCAGAGCTATCTCGGTGTCACGGTCGCCGGGTTTCCCAACTTCTTCTGCACGCTCGGACCCTTCGGGGCCGCGGGCAACCAGTCCGCGATCTACATGATCGAATCCCAGATCGCCTATATCGTCGACGCCTTGCGCAACGCGCGCGCGGCCGGAGCGCGGCGGATCGAGGTGCGGCCCGCGGCGCAGGCGGCTTTCGTCGCGGAGATGGCCCGGCGTAGTTCGTCGACGGTGTGGCTCACCGGCGGATGCCAGAGCTACTACCAGACGCCGGATGGTCTCAATGCCGGTCTCTACCCGAACTGGAGCTTCGAATACCGGCACCGCACCAGCCGGTTCGACACCGCGGTCTACCAGGTGAGCCGATGA
- the fadD11 gene encoding fatty acid--CoA ligase FadD11: MSTRRFDTLPAAFQHNASVDPDAVALRTPGDAATLTWRDYAAQVRTVATGLAGLGVRRGDAVALMMSNRIEFYPLEVGAQHLGATSFSVYNTASPEQIAYVLGNAGVRLVLCEPEYVERVRASGVELDHIVCLDDAPRGTLSVADLIAAGDRNFDFEAVWRAVRAEDVATLIYTSGTTGNPKGVETTHGNLMFECYAVDQVLGIRFGDTITSYMPTAHIADRLTALYFQEVFGTQVTCVADPSRIGSALADLHPTIWGAVPRVWEKLKAAVEFAVADETDEERRAALRWALAVAAQRSARQLNGEPVPDSVAAEWARADQLVLSGLRAKLGLDRVRWAMSGAAPIPAETLGFFAGLGIPIAEIWGMSELTCICSVSHPRDARLGTVGKLLPGMRARLADDGELHVRGPLVMKGYRGEPGKTAEAVDSDGWLSTGDVITIDEDGYLRVVDRKKELIINSAGKNMSPTNIENAIKVATPLIGAIAVIGDGRPYNTALVVLDAETAGPYAARHHLTDPSAAALAADAGVIEQIAAGIAAGNGRLSRVEQVKRFRVLPTFWEAGGDEVTLTMKLKRRVIAEKYATEIAELYAPDLGPGVHEPTGPVTTTADAAVATS, from the coding sequence GTGAGTACTCGACGCTTCGACACACTCCCCGCCGCCTTTCAACACAACGCGAGCGTCGACCCCGACGCGGTCGCGCTTCGGACTCCCGGGGACGCCGCGACTCTGACTTGGCGCGACTACGCGGCGCAGGTCCGGACGGTCGCCACCGGATTGGCGGGGCTGGGGGTGCGGCGCGGCGACGCGGTGGCCTTGATGATGTCCAACCGCATCGAGTTCTATCCACTCGAAGTCGGGGCGCAGCACCTCGGCGCGACCAGTTTCTCGGTGTACAACACCGCGTCGCCGGAGCAGATCGCGTACGTCCTCGGCAACGCCGGTGTCCGCCTGGTGCTGTGCGAACCCGAATATGTCGAGCGAGTACGCGCCAGCGGGGTCGAACTCGACCACATCGTCTGCCTCGACGACGCACCGCGAGGGACCTTGTCGGTCGCCGACCTGATCGCCGCGGGCGACCGGAACTTCGACTTCGAGGCCGTTTGGCGGGCAGTGCGGGCCGAAGACGTGGCCACGCTGATCTACACCTCGGGCACCACCGGCAATCCCAAAGGGGTGGAGACGACCCACGGGAACCTGATGTTCGAGTGCTACGCCGTCGATCAAGTGCTGGGAATCCGATTCGGGGACACCATCACCTCCTATATGCCCACCGCGCACATCGCCGACCGGCTGACCGCGCTCTACTTCCAGGAGGTGTTCGGCACCCAGGTCACCTGCGTCGCCGACCCGAGCCGGATCGGCAGCGCCTTGGCCGACCTGCACCCCACGATCTGGGGCGCGGTGCCTCGAGTGTGGGAAAAGCTCAAAGCGGCAGTCGAATTCGCGGTCGCCGACGAAACCGATGAAGAGAGGCGAGCCGCGCTGCGCTGGGCGCTGGCGGTCGCCGCGCAGCGCAGTGCGCGTCAATTGAACGGGGAGCCGGTCCCGGATTCGGTAGCCGCCGAGTGGGCGCGCGCCGACCAACTGGTCCTGTCGGGGCTGCGCGCGAAACTCGGTCTCGACCGCGTCCGCTGGGCGATGTCCGGCGCCGCGCCCATCCCGGCCGAAACGCTCGGATTCTTCGCCGGACTCGGCATCCCGATCGCCGAGATCTGGGGCATGTCCGAACTCACCTGCATCTGCAGCGTCAGCCACCCCCGGGACGCCAGGCTCGGCACCGTGGGCAAGCTCCTGCCAGGTATGCGGGCCAGGCTCGCCGACGACGGCGAACTCCACGTCCGCGGCCCGCTCGTGATGAAGGGCTACCGCGGGGAACCCGGTAAGACCGCCGAGGCGGTCGACTCCGACGGCTGGCTGAGCACGGGCGACGTGATCACCATCGATGAGGACGGATATCTGCGGGTGGTGGACCGCAAGAAGGAGCTGATCATCAACTCCGCGGGCAAGAACATGTCTCCCACCAATATCGAGAACGCGATCAAGGTGGCGACACCGCTGATCGGGGCCATCGCGGTCATCGGCGACGGCAGGCCCTACAACACCGCACTGGTCGTCCTCGACGCCGAGACCGCCGGGCCGTACGCCGCGCGCCACCACCTGACCGATCCCTCGGCGGCGGCCCTGGCGGCCGACGCCGGTGTCATCGAGCAGATCGCGGCGGGCATCGCCGCGGGCAACGGTCGACTCTCGCGGGTGGAGCAAGTCAAACGGTTCCGCGTCCTGCCCACCTTTTGGGAGGCAGGCGGCGACGAAGTGACCCTCACCATGAAACTCAAGCGCCGGGTGATCGCCGAAAAGTACGCCACCGAGATCGCCGAACTCTACGCACCGGACCTCGGCCCCGGTGTTCACGAGCCCACCGGACCGGTCACCACGACGGCGGACGCGGCGGTGGCGACCAGCTGA
- a CDS encoding PDR/VanB family oxidoreductase: MSGPPAVSDRAAPTGLRLLGDVMDIYRKVFVTGRAAALLSRPNAMRRTGFDLDTTITGIAREAADVVSLTLRAADGGPLPAWRPGAHVDVFLPSGRQRQYSLCGDPADRFRYRIAVRLIPEGGGGSREIHRSLRVGDPLRIRGPRNAFTFIDAPSYLFLAGGIGITPILPMVEAAGTRGRLVYVGRSRETMPFLADLPDAEIRPDDEFGPPDVAALLSRAEPGAAVYVCGPPPMLEAAQRCMFELNPTGSLHTERFSALPVVDGAEFDLTLIRTGATVRVGADESALTAIHRALPNAPYSCRQGFCGTCKVTVVDGAVDHRDRLLTAPERENQMLVCVSRAAGDHLVVDL; encoded by the coding sequence ATGAGCGGACCACCGGCCGTGTCCGACCGCGCGGCGCCGACGGGATTACGTCTGCTCGGCGATGTCATGGACATTTATCGCAAGGTGTTCGTCACCGGCCGCGCCGCCGCGCTCCTGTCGCGCCCGAACGCGATGCGCCGCACCGGATTCGATCTGGACACCACGATCACCGGCATCGCCCGCGAAGCGGCCGACGTGGTGAGCCTGACCCTGCGCGCGGCCGATGGCGGGCCGCTGCCCGCGTGGCGACCGGGGGCGCACGTGGATGTGTTCTTGCCGTCGGGCCGACAGCGCCAGTACTCCCTGTGCGGCGACCCGGCCGACCGCTTCCGCTATCGCATCGCCGTACGGCTGATTCCCGAGGGCGGCGGCGGATCGCGGGAGATACACCGATCGCTGCGGGTCGGCGATCCGCTGCGGATCCGTGGGCCGCGTAACGCGTTCACTTTCATCGACGCGCCGTCGTATCTGTTCCTGGCCGGTGGCATCGGCATCACCCCGATCCTCCCGATGGTCGAGGCGGCGGGTACGCGTGGACGCCTGGTGTACGTGGGCCGCTCCCGCGAGACCATGCCGTTTCTCGCCGACCTGCCGGATGCCGAAATCCGGCCGGACGACGAATTCGGTCCACCCGACGTCGCCGCCCTGCTGTCTCGCGCCGAACCCGGCGCCGCGGTGTACGTGTGTGGACCACCACCGATGCTCGAGGCGGCGCAGCGGTGCATGTTCGAACTCAACCCGACCGGATCGTTGCACACCGAACGGTTCTCCGCCCTCCCGGTCGTCGACGGCGCCGAGTTCGACCTCACGTTGATCCGCACCGGCGCCACCGTCCGGGTCGGGGCCGACGAATCGGCGCTCACCGCGATCCACCGCGCACTGCCGAACGCCCCCTACTCCTGTCGCCAGGGTTTCTGCGGCACCTGCAAGGTCACGGTGGTCGACGGGGCTGTCGACCACCGTGACCGCCTGCTCACCGCGCCCGAACGCGAGAACCAGATGCTGGTCTGCGTCTCTCGTGCCGCCGGCGACCACCTCGTGGTCGATCTCTGA
- a CDS encoding DUF692 domain-containing protein has protein sequence MPPHSLGIGWRSEICGVIAALEGLGFCEVIAESLPRDARRAGQVTVPEELAALRARGVAVVPHGISLSLGSAEPVAGHRVEHLAACAAAVAAPLVSEHVAFVRAGGLEAGHLLPVPRTREALDALTRNIARTRAALDVPLAVENIATLFDWPDDEYTEAEFLCELVERSGVLLLLDLANVYANARNRDRDPLTELMRLPAERVAYCHVAGGHESGGRYHDTHTAPLPAEVLALIAAFTATRPTPMMLERDGNYPPASELLDELDAIAAAAARAPITGHARGVLA, from the coding sequence CTGCCGCCGCATTCGCTCGGCATCGGCTGGAGGTCCGAAATCTGCGGAGTGATAGCCGCATTGGAGGGGCTCGGGTTCTGCGAGGTCATCGCCGAATCGTTGCCCAGGGACGCCCGGCGCGCCGGGCAGGTCACCGTCCCCGAGGAACTCGCGGCGTTGCGCGCGCGAGGCGTCGCCGTCGTGCCGCACGGCATCTCGCTGTCCCTGGGCAGCGCGGAACCGGTGGCGGGCCACCGCGTCGAGCACTTGGCGGCCTGCGCGGCGGCCGTCGCCGCCCCGCTGGTGAGTGAGCACGTCGCTTTCGTCCGAGCGGGCGGCCTGGAAGCCGGCCACCTGCTCCCCGTACCACGCACCCGGGAAGCACTCGACGCGCTCACCCGCAACATCGCCCGCACCCGCGCCGCTCTCGACGTTCCGCTCGCGGTGGAGAACATCGCAACGCTGTTCGACTGGCCCGACGACGAATACACCGAAGCGGAATTCTTGTGTGAACTGGTCGAACGCAGCGGTGTGCTGCTGTTGCTGGATCTCGCCAACGTCTACGCCAACGCTCGCAACCGGGATCGCGACCCCCTCACGGAGCTGATGCGCCTGCCCGCCGAACGCGTGGCCTACTGCCATGTCGCGGGCGGTCACGAATCCGGCGGCCGCTACCACGACACCCACACCGCCCCGCTTCCGGCCGAGGTTCTGGCGCTGATCGCGGCATTCACCGCGACTCGGCCGACGCCGATGATGCTGGAGCGCGACGGCAACTATCCGCCCGCGTCCGAGTTGCTCGACGAACTGGACGCCATCGCGGCCGCCGCCGCCCGTGCGCCGATCACCGGCCACGCCAGGGGGGTACTGGCGTGA
- a CDS encoding metal-dependent hydrolase yields the protein MAEQAGATQRRYRDEAHAITARDVHFDFDSVPMHYVPGEALATHIVNVMHLVLPEGERAMAQALAEALPHIDDERLREEVTGFIGQETMHANSHEAARRHLRAIGLDVDSYVAKVAWLVDRILGDHGLTGRARDEWLKERLGLFAGMEHYTAVLGDWLLNADILEEKGMHPAMLDLVRWHGAEEVEHRSVVYDAFMHLDGSYARKARTAILASATLLPLFIVSTAYLYRKDPSPRKGRFWGLQFWSATRRGVIPKWTVFFTEMPRYLRPGFHPSQLGPMDKALRYLAHSPAARAAR from the coding sequence ATGGCTGAGCAGGCGGGCGCGACCCAGCGCCGGTATCGCGACGAAGCGCATGCGATCACCGCGCGCGACGTCCATTTCGATTTCGATTCCGTGCCCATGCACTATGTGCCGGGTGAAGCCCTGGCCACCCACATCGTCAATGTGATGCACCTGGTGCTACCCGAAGGGGAACGCGCCATGGCACAGGCGCTGGCCGAAGCTCTCCCGCACATCGACGACGAGCGATTGCGGGAGGAGGTGACGGGGTTCATCGGGCAGGAAACCATGCACGCCAACAGTCACGAAGCCGCGCGCAGGCATCTGCGAGCGATCGGTTTGGACGTCGACTCCTACGTCGCCAAAGTCGCCTGGCTGGTCGATCGCATCCTCGGAGACCACGGCTTGACCGGACGCGCGCGCGACGAGTGGCTCAAGGAACGACTGGGGCTGTTCGCGGGAATGGAGCACTACACCGCGGTACTCGGGGATTGGCTGCTCAACGCCGACATCCTCGAGGAGAAGGGCATGCATCCGGCGATGCTGGACCTGGTCCGGTGGCACGGCGCCGAAGAGGTGGAGCACCGCAGCGTCGTCTACGACGCCTTCATGCACTTGGACGGCAGCTATGCGCGAAAGGCTCGCACGGCGATCCTGGCGAGCGCGACGTTGCTGCCGCTGTTCATCGTCTCGACCGCCTATCTGTACCGGAAGGATCCGTCGCCGCGGAAAGGCCGGTTCTGGGGTCTACAGTTCTGGAGCGCCACCCGGCGGGGAGTCATCCCGAAATGGACGGTGTTCTTCACCGAGATGCCGCGGTATCTGCGGCCGGGATTCCATCCGTCCCAGCTGGGCCCGATGGACAAAGCGCTACGCTACCTGGCGCATTCGCCTGCTGCGCGGGCGGCGCGGTGA
- a CDS encoding aldehyde dehydrogenase family protein: MSTFDVRDPATGEVVGTYPVHDRHDVDAVVATAHEAAAWWRGLGFAGRARYLDAWRAEIASGRAELAQVVHREMGKPISDAKLEIAMALEHLRWAASNAEKVLGRRSVPSSMLTFNHAASVEYLPLGVVGVIGPWNYPVFTPLGSISFALAAGNAVVFKPSEYTPGVGLWLAEAFARTAPAAPALQVVTGLGPTGNALCRSDVGKIGFTGSTATGKLVMAACAQNLTPVLMECGGKDALIVDADADLEAAADAAVWGGLSNAGQTCLAVERVYVHAEVYDEFLAELVAAATGIEAGTADSKIGPITMPKQLSIIRRHVEDAIARGARAVLGGPDGIDRQFVQPTVLVDVPEDAPAVTEETFGPTLTVTKVRDMDEAVELVNRGAYGLGGTVFARRHGRDIADRIRAGGVSINAFVAHATIPALPLGGVGASGFGRVHGPDGLREFTYAKAATRQRFPSPLPLTSFRRDHRVDTIVDLLVAVLHGRKRR, translated from the coding sequence GTGTCGACCTTCGACGTGCGCGATCCGGCCACCGGTGAGGTGGTCGGCACCTATCCGGTCCACGACCGCCACGACGTCGATGCCGTCGTCGCCACCGCCCACGAGGCCGCGGCCTGGTGGCGCGGCCTCGGCTTCGCCGGACGCGCTCGGTACCTGGACGCCTGGCGCGCCGAAATCGCCTCGGGACGCGCGGAATTGGCGCAGGTCGTGCACCGGGAGATGGGCAAACCGATCTCCGACGCCAAGCTCGAGATCGCCATGGCCCTCGAACACTTGCGGTGGGCTGCATCCAACGCCGAGAAGGTGCTGGGGCGTCGGAGCGTGCCGTCGAGCATGCTGACGTTCAATCATGCGGCCTCGGTCGAGTATCTTCCCCTCGGAGTGGTCGGCGTCATCGGACCGTGGAACTACCCGGTCTTCACTCCGCTCGGGTCGATCTCGTTCGCGCTGGCCGCCGGGAACGCCGTGGTGTTCAAACCCAGCGAGTACACCCCCGGTGTCGGGCTTTGGCTCGCGGAGGCCTTCGCTCGCACTGCGCCCGCCGCACCGGCCCTCCAGGTGGTCACAGGTCTCGGCCCTACCGGGAACGCGCTGTGCCGCAGCGATGTCGGGAAGATCGGGTTCACCGGTTCCACCGCCACCGGCAAGCTCGTCATGGCCGCGTGCGCGCAGAATCTCACCCCGGTGCTGATGGAGTGCGGCGGCAAGGACGCGCTGATCGTGGACGCCGATGCCGACCTCGAGGCCGCGGCCGACGCGGCGGTATGGGGCGGATTGTCCAACGCCGGACAGACCTGCCTGGCCGTGGAGCGCGTCTACGTCCACGCCGAGGTCTACGACGAGTTCCTCGCCGAGCTGGTGGCGGCGGCGACCGGGATCGAGGCCGGCACGGCGGATTCGAAGATCGGGCCCATCACCATGCCGAAACAGCTTTCGATCATTCGCCGCCACGTCGAGGATGCCATCGCCCGTGGCGCCCGGGCCGTGCTCGGAGGCCCGGACGGCATCGATCGTCAGTTCGTCCAGCCGACCGTCCTCGTCGACGTCCCCGAGGACGCACCCGCGGTGACGGAGGAGACCTTCGGTCCCACGCTCACCGTCACCAAGGTCCGGGACATGGACGAGGCCGTCGAGCTGGTCAACCGCGGGGCGTACGGGCTGGGCGGAACCGTCTTCGCACGCCGCCACGGGCGCGACATCGCCGACCGCATTCGCGCGGGCGGCGTTTCGATCAACGCGTTCGTCGCGCACGCCACCATCCCCGCTCTGCCGCTCGGCGGCGTTGGCGCCTCCGGATTCGGCCGCGTCCACGGGCCGGACGGGCTCAGGGAGTTCACCTACGCCAAAGCCGCCACCCGTCAGCGCTTCCCGTCTCCGCTGCCGCTGACATCGTTCCGGCGGGACCACCGCGTGGACACGATCGTCGACCTGCTCGTGGCGGTTCTGCACGGAAGGAAGCGCCGGTGA
- a CDS encoding metallophosphoesterase translates to MRLLIISDTHVPKRARDLPEPLWRAVDAVDVTVHAGDWVDITLLDQLEARSKRLIGVYGNNDGPQLRARLPEIARAELEGVRLAVVHETGPATGREERCAREFPDTNVLVFGHSHIPWDSVTETGLRLLNPGSPTDRRRQPEHTYLTARVRSGRLSEVTLHTLPKR, encoded by the coding sequence ATGCGGTTGCTCATCATTTCCGATACGCACGTGCCCAAGCGTGCGCGGGATCTTCCGGAGCCACTGTGGCGCGCAGTGGACGCGGTCGACGTGACCGTGCACGCGGGCGACTGGGTGGACATCACGTTGCTGGACCAGCTGGAAGCGCGCAGCAAACGCCTCATCGGCGTTTACGGCAACAACGACGGCCCCCAGTTGCGTGCACGGCTGCCCGAGATAGCTCGTGCCGAGCTCGAGGGGGTCCGGCTGGCCGTGGTGCACGAGACCGGACCCGCCACGGGCCGGGAGGAACGCTGCGCCCGCGAATTCCCGGACACCAACGTGCTCGTCTTCGGGCACAGCCACATCCCCTGGGACAGCGTCACCGAGACCGGATTGCGCTTGCTCAACCCCGGCTCACCGACCGATCGCCGCCGACAGCCGGAACACACGTATCTGACCGCACGCGTACGGTCGGGCCGGCTGAGCGAGGTGACACTGCATACCCTCCCGAAACGTTGA
- a CDS encoding GNAT family N-acetyltransferase — MDIEPCSALAPGVGPPQRIEVGELLLRRWQPEDLRPRLEAVNASFDLIHPWMDWLVVPATLDSQRAFGRETDESWPSAAGSFNYGIFDAGGNVLGAIGLHDRLGSRAVELGYWCHAARTGRGVITRSAAALTRVALALPGIDRVEIHCDEANVRSAAVARRLGYRLDRIEPRERRAPAECGRGMYWVKER, encoded by the coding sequence ATGGACATCGAGCCATGCTCGGCACTGGCACCGGGCGTCGGGCCACCGCAACGAATCGAGGTGGGAGAACTGTTGTTGCGGCGGTGGCAGCCGGAGGATCTGCGGCCGCGGCTCGAGGCCGTCAACGCGTCGTTCGACCTCATCCACCCGTGGATGGACTGGCTCGTCGTACCGGCGACACTGGACAGTCAACGCGCCTTCGGCCGGGAAACGGATGAAAGCTGGCCCAGCGCCGCCGGAAGTTTCAACTACGGGATCTTCGACGCAGGCGGCAACGTGCTCGGAGCGATCGGCCTGCACGACCGTCTCGGCTCGCGAGCTGTGGAACTCGGCTACTGGTGTCACGCCGCGCGGACCGGCCGCGGGGTGATCACCCGTAGCGCGGCCGCGTTGACCCGGGTCGCGTTGGCGCTGCCCGGCATCGACCGTGTCGAGATCCACTGTGACGAGGCGAATGTCCGCAGCGCCGCGGTCGCCCGGCGGCTCGGCTACCGGCTCGACCGGATCGAGCCACGCGAGAGGCGCGCGCCCGCGGAGTGCGGCCGCGGAATGTACTGGGTCAAGGAGCGCTGA